The DNA window GAGTTCGACCCGGTCTTCTCGGCCGCCAACGTGGTCTACACGTCAGGCGCGAGTCCGGCCGACCCTCCGGCAAGCAATACCAACGACCCTCCCGATCCGGCTACCTTCATCACCAGCTACTCGTTTGACTCGCACAACAGCGAAGCAATCCAGCCTGAGGCAGATCTCGAGTATGGCGGATTCAAGGCGACCTACAGCGGGACCTACGACGACCTGGAGACGGCCCTGTTCAATGGCGAAGTGAAACTGGCGGTCCACGTCCGGGGTATCGGATCGCAGAGTGACACCTTCATTACCGGAATTCCGACGACGACCATTCCGGAGCCGTCGGTCGCACTGCTGACCGCGATGGGTTCGTTCTTCCTGCTCCGCAGACGCCGACAGCCCTCGGCCTGATTCTTCCCCCAGATTCCCCCCGAAACGAGAAACGCCCGTCTCCTCTCACGGAGACGGGCGTTTTTGCGAAAACGTTGCGGAAGGCGCGGATCAGAGCCCCTTCTTCACCACGTCGAAGAGCAGGTCGATCACCCGGTTCGAGTAACCCCATTCGTTGTCGTACCAGCTCACCAGCTTGAAGAAGCGGGAGTTGAGTTCGATCGACGAACCTGCGTCATAGATCGACGAGTGCGCGTCATGGATGAAGTCGGTCGAAACCACTTCTTCATCGGTGTAGTCGAGGATGCCCTTGAGGTAGGTTTCGGAAGCAGCCTTGAGCGCGGCGTTGATTTCGGCGAGGGAGGTGTCCTTGGTCGTCTTCACGGTCAGGTCGACGGCCGACACGGTCGGGGTCGGAACCCGGAACGCCATGCCGGTCAGCTTGCCCTTCACTTCGGGGCAAACCAAGGCGACGGCCTTGGCGGCGCCGGTGGTCGACGGGATGATGTTGATCGCGGCACTGCGGCCACCCTTCCAGTCCTTCTTCGACGGACCGTCGACGGTCTTCTGGGTCGCGGTGTAGGAGTGAACGGTCGTCATGAGACCTTCTTCGATACCGAAGCCTTCCTTGAGGAGGACGTGAACCAGCGGAGCAAGGCAGTTGGTGGTGCAGCTTGCGTTCGAGATAAGGTGGTGGGTCGCCGGGTCATACTGGTCGTCATTGACGCCCTGCACGAAGGTCGCGACACCGTCACCCTTGCCGGGTGCGGAAATGATCACCTTCTTGGCGCCGGCGTCGATGTGACCCTGGGCCATCTTGTCCTCAACGAACAGTCCGGTGGACTCGATCGCAACCTCGACACCGAGTTCCTTCCACGGAAGACCCTCCGGCGTGCGGGCGCTCACCACCTTGATCTCGTGGCCGTTGACGACGAGCACGTCGTCCTCGGCGACATCGGGCGAAGACTTCTTCGACTCGACGGTGCCGTTGAACTTGCCCTGGGTGGAGTCGTACTTGAGGAGATACGCGAGGTTGTCGGCTGGAACGATGTCACCCACCGCAACGACGTTGAAGGTGGTTCCGAGGTGTCCCTGCTCCACAAGTGCGCGGAAGACGAGGCGGCCGATCCGGCCGAATCCGTTGATGGCGATGTTGGTCATGATGCGTTGGTCTGTTTGGGGCCGCAGCCGCGGCCGATTGAGTCGACCGCATCATCGGACGCGGCCCGGTAGGCGATGTCGGCGTTCAGGCCGCCGGCGGCGGGATTATCCACCGACCTTCCCAGCCGTCAATGCCCCCGTGGGTCACGAATTCCCCGGCGCGGGCCTGGCGGTCGAACACAGCCAGTGAACCACTCCGGCCAGCAGAATCCCGGCCAAACCGACGTGAAGGACCTGAACCGCGGCGTAGATGTGGATCTGCGACATCACGACGCCGAGAACCATCTGGGCAAGGACCAAGCCCAGCACCAGCTTCACCGCGAAGCCGATCTCTCCGGCCGTTGCCCGCTTGGTGACCACATATCCCCCGATCGCCGCCCCCACGATGAGCCACGAAAAACTCCGATGCAGGAGGTAAACCGTGCTTTGCTCCAGAGTCTGGATCCACTCGCTCCGCGGTTCGCCGACGTGGTTCTTGGCCATTTCGTCGGTCATTTCCCGGATCTGGGTGCCCATGATCCCCTCGGCGACGACCAGGATAAGAAGCAAGCCGACCGTGATCCGAACCCTCCCTCGGTCGCCATCGCGCAGCGGGAGGGTACGGGGACGCTCACTCCCGCGCCAAAAGGTGTAGGTCAACGTCGCCACCAGCAACATCGCGAGCGCCATGTGGACGGTCAGAACACCGGGAGCCAAACCGCTCCAGACCACCCGGGCGCCCATCACGGCGTTGACCAGCACCAGGATCAGCGACACCAGCGCAGTCCACCAAACGATCCTTTGACCGGGCGGCCTGCCGAATGCGGCAATCACGGTGGCGAGCGAGAAAAGCCCGACCGGCAAGGCGAAGAGACGGTTGATGAACTCGGTCCAGACGTGGCGGGGATTGAAGGACTCGAGAATGTGCTCGGGCGTGACGGTCGAGGGATCCCGCCCCAGACGCTCCGCCTTCGCTTGGAACTTCTCGAAGTCGATTTTCGAAAGATCCACCTGCTCCACCTTCCACGGCGGGATCAGGCATCCCCAACAGGTCGGCCAGTCGGGACATCCCAGACCGGCACCGGTCACTCTCACGATGGCTCCGACAAACAGGAGCACCAGGACCGAGACAAGGGCGGCGAAGGCAAGTTTCTGGAAGCGATTCATCGCGCGCCGGAACGATGTCCGGATCCGCCACAGGCGCGAGCGGAAAAACCCCGACTAGGAGCGCCCGACGGCATCGGCCGTGTCGTTGGACAGCCCCGGATCCTCCTCCACCAGTTCTTCTTTACCGGATTCTGCAAGAATCCGCTGCTCTTCCTTCGGCCGATTCGACTCCTTGCCAATCGCGACCGCGATCCACCGGAACTCCTCGCTGTTATCGAGGATCACCTTGACCATCATCGTCAACGGAACCGCCAGGAGCATGCCGATCGGCCCCCACAGCCAACCCCAGAAGATCACCGAAACCAGCACCACCAGTGTCGAAAGTCCGAAGCGACGCCCCATGAGCATCGGCTCGATCACATTGCCGAGGAAGGTATTGATCAGGAAGTAGCCGCCACCAACCGCCACCGCTTCCGGAGTGCCAAGCACCAGCAGTGCGAGCAAGGTCGGGGGCACTCCCGCGATGAACGAACCGACAACCGGAATATAGTTCAGGGCAAAGGCAAGAATCCCCCAGAGCGGCCAGAAGTCGACATTCGCCGCCCAGCACAACGCGCCGGCAAGGACACCGGTCGCGAGACTCACCGCGGTCTTGATGCCGAGATAGCGCTGGGTGTCCTTGATCGCGCTGAGCATGCGCTGGATGTTCGGGCCTCTGGCCTCACACACCGCGTCCATCCGGCGACCGAACATCCGTGCTTCTGTCAGCATGAAGATTGTCAGGATAATCACCACCAACGACGTCCCGAAAAACGTGACTACACGACCAACGACGTCGGTTC is part of the Haloferula helveola genome and encodes:
- a CDS encoding PEP-CTERM sorting domain-containing protein (PEP-CTERM proteins occur, often in large numbers, in the proteomes of bacteria that also encode an exosortase, a predicted intramembrane cysteine proteinase. The presence of a PEP-CTERM domain at a protein's C-terminus predicts cleavage within the sorting domain, followed by covalent anchoring to some some component of the (usually Gram-negative) cell surface. Many PEP-CTERM proteins exhibit an unusual sequence composition that includes large numbers of potential glycosylation sites. Expression of one such protein has been shown restore the ability of a bacterium to form floc, a type of biofilm.); translated protein: MKSLPSNGPLRARLPRLTGVTIAASMLAMCGWCSALTMSFYRITDNASDDVSNDIFLEVTDLGSGMALFELSRGDTYEGLIGEVYFQTEGTNIIGVEFDPVFSAANVVYTSGASPADPPASNTNDPPDPATFITSYSFDSHNSEAIQPEADLEYGGFKATYSGTYDDLETALFNGEVKLAVHVRGIGSQSDTFITGIPTTTIPEPSVALLTAMGSFFLLRRRRQPSA
- a CDS encoding COX15/CtaA family protein, which encodes MNRFQKLAFAALVSVLVLLFVGAIVRVTGAGLGCPDWPTCWGCLIPPWKVEQVDLSKIDFEKFQAKAERLGRDPSTVTPEHILESFNPRHVWTEFINRLFALPVGLFSLATVIAAFGRPPGQRIVWWTALVSLILVLVNAVMGARVVWSGLAPGVLTVHMALAMLLVATLTYTFWRGSERPRTLPLRDGDRGRVRITVGLLLILVVAEGIMGTQIREMTDEMAKNHVGEPRSEWIQTLEQSTVYLLHRSFSWLIVGAAIGGYVVTKRATAGEIGFAVKLVLGLVLAQMVLGVVMSQIHIYAAVQVLHVGLAGILLAGVVHWLCSTARPAPGNS
- the gap gene encoding type I glyceraldehyde-3-phosphate dehydrogenase, with the translated sequence MTNIAINGFGRIGRLVFRALVEQGHLGTTFNVVAVGDIVPADNLAYLLKYDSTQGKFNGTVESKKSSPDVAEDDVLVVNGHEIKVVSARTPEGLPWKELGVEVAIESTGLFVEDKMAQGHIDAGAKKVIISAPGKGDGVATFVQGVNDDQYDPATHHLISNASCTTNCLAPLVHVLLKEGFGIEEGLMTTVHSYTATQKTVDGPSKKDWKGGRSAAINIIPSTTGAAKAVALVCPEVKGKLTGMAFRVPTPTVSAVDLTVKTTKDTSLAEINAALKAASETYLKGILDYTDEEVVSTDFIHDAHSSIYDAGSSIELNSRFFKLVSWYDNEWGYSNRVIDLLFDVVKKGL
- a CDS encoding AI-2E family transporter, producing MSRAVSTARRPRAAQVLLLLASLVVLIAGLKAAQSFFVPVLLAFFIATISFPITNWLRNHRVPRVIAVLLTVLVDFAFLTGIVFLALSVVGDLQTKWNTDYGPLMISKLEDAVDSVAGAEDKVRAWWQSGPVGEPDPSELEDAPRAVPIEPAPTEEEISEARVTQAAEVLIGQLRELKFAQIWNLGTDVVGRVVTFFGTSLVVIILTIFMLTEARMFGRRMDAVCEARGPNIQRMLSAIKDTQRYLGIKTAVSLATGVLAGALCWAANVDFWPLWGILAFALNYIPVVGSFIAGVPPTLLALLVLGTPEAVAVGGGYFLINTFLGNVIEPMLMGRRFGLSTLVVLVSVIFWGWLWGPIGMLLAVPLTMMVKVILDNSEEFRWIAVAIGKESNRPKEEQRILAESGKEELVEEDPGLSNDTADAVGRS